One genomic window of Deinococcus aetherius includes the following:
- a CDS encoding VWA domain-containing protein, with amino-acid sequence MNLAQPGWLLLALLALLLAFLHRQRRAHRAAEVGSLHLWRRLGAEHAPERARRLPRMSAALLLQLLVLGLVALALARPSLERDPAGRGDTLVLLDASRAMRATDVRPDRFGAAAREASGRLGGRVTVLLVGDHVTPLAVGRDDREAVRRALLSSRATDGLADWEAAGRLVRALRGEGQPRVVALVAPSGATSARSALAGLGAEVRTVGGAVTNAALTRFGVTPGGAGAAWTLQGAARLYGPLAERTLTVTLDGRTLARRRLALVPGRDLPFSLNFTPGRGGVLRASLDADALPADDTAQVVLRPSPVPLRVAMIGEARGDVRRALLALPGAVLSPADTLNADADLVVVTRPGVTGQATRPTLWLNAPRAAGPPVTPTAWDDRDPLSRGVAWADLILRVAPARVEPWPDGSALLSTSSGPLVERRETAGVPEVRVNFPVEAGSWVRSPAWPVFLRNVALTARPDAGERVVRPCTVGAPCALPPGQPLTDPAGQPLAMTGGRFTPLRAGVYRVGGEPLAVNRLAGPEADLTAPGGSGRAVAAAPSLAFPTGRTLWFLLLGLALALLLLEGILAVRAEPALRRGRWRALRSPQRRMLALHALAAVLLGLALLDVPLPGPGRPRASALVLPPDGVNPSGLPNTARVWGTPVPRLTPPTASSATGDVAAALELAAARLPAGTQRTVLLAGDRWPASTRLPDVLASLRAQGVTVHGLPGGEAPTLELRALSLPGRVPAGQAFALGVSVRAARPLTLGVLLRRGDVPLLQETLRVPAGDTRLALPLREDAPGLAGYTLTLSAREAEVEGRAATRVTAPPRVAVVGGDAGARDLLARALAVQGLEATSLAPAALRATDLKGYRSVALLDVPARALGPEVRAALPGWVGRGGHLVIGGGPRAFGPGGYPGTPLEDLSPLSSRVPRDAPRLALGLLLDKSGSMNEPVAGEITKLDLIKAAGLAAAGQLHPGSDLAVIAFDTSPKVAVPLGRVGDPARVRAQIARIEAEGGTVVWRALEAGLKQLGASNASSKHLILLTDGIDGGIFNPEDYERLVRRIRATGITVSTVSVGSGMHVPLMRDIARWGEGSFHLTPDWRDVPSLLAQDTLGQGEPAVTTSPTRVRWLGEGGAGPGVVGGYTHTSLRPGATLLARGLGGDPLAASWRVGLGRVTALGTGLAGGWVNAWTARPAYPAQVAALVRAEGGGGEGAGALEPDGHDLIVRASTPTVTLEGPGGPRTLALRPDGAGGFVTRLEAPAPGGYSLPDAALGLPAPVSDPALLRRVVGETGGRLLETPELPLTRGGGWAWRPAWPAFALLALLAFLLGLTFRYLPEGGRRPWWRLRR; translated from the coding sequence TCCTCGACGCCTCCCGCGCGATGCGCGCCACCGACGTGCGCCCCGACCGCTTCGGCGCCGCCGCGAGGGAGGCGTCCGGGCGGCTGGGCGGGCGGGTCACCGTGCTCCTCGTGGGCGATCACGTCACCCCGCTCGCGGTGGGCCGGGACGACCGGGAGGCGGTGCGCCGGGCGCTGCTCAGCTCACGGGCCACGGACGGCCTCGCGGACTGGGAGGCGGCGGGCCGTCTGGTGCGGGCCCTGCGGGGGGAGGGGCAGCCTCGGGTCGTCGCCCTCGTGGCCCCGTCCGGCGCGACCTCCGCCCGCTCCGCCCTCGCCGGGCTGGGCGCGGAGGTCAGGACGGTGGGGGGGGCGGTCACGAACGCCGCCCTCACCCGCTTCGGGGTCACGCCCGGGGGCGCGGGAGCGGCCTGGACGCTTCAAGGAGCCGCCCGCCTGTACGGCCCGCTCGCCGAGCGCACGCTGACCGTCACGCTGGACGGCCGGACCCTCGCGCGGCGCAGGCTGGCCCTCGTCCCGGGGCGGGACCTTCCCTTCTCCCTGAACTTCACTCCCGGCCGGGGAGGCGTCCTGCGGGCCTCCCTCGACGCCGACGCCCTCCCCGCCGACGACACGGCACAGGTTGTCCTTCGGCCCTCCCCCGTTCCCCTACGCGTGGCGATGATCGGAGAGGCGAGGGGCGACGTGCGCCGGGCGCTGCTGGCGCTGCCCGGCGCGGTCCTCTCGCCCGCCGACACCCTGAACGCGGATGCCGACCTCGTGGTGGTCACGCGCCCCGGCGTGACGGGGCAGGCCACGCGCCCGACCCTGTGGCTGAACGCCCCGCGCGCGGCGGGCCCGCCCGTCACCCCGACGGCCTGGGACGACCGCGACCCGCTGAGCCGGGGCGTCGCCTGGGCCGACCTGATCCTGCGCGTGGCGCCCGCCCGGGTGGAGCCCTGGCCGGACGGCTCCGCGCTGCTCTCCACCTCGTCGGGTCCCCTCGTCGAACGGCGGGAGACGGCGGGGGTGCCCGAGGTGCGGGTGAACTTCCCGGTCGAGGCGGGCTCGTGGGTGCGGTCGCCCGCGTGGCCGGTCTTCCTGCGGAACGTGGCTTTGACGGCCCGGCCCGACGCGGGCGAGCGGGTGGTGCGGCCCTGCACGGTGGGCGCCCCCTGTGCCCTGCCCCCCGGCCAGCCGCTGACCGACCCGGCGGGGCAGCCCCTCGCCATGACCGGGGGCCGCTTCACCCCCCTGCGCGCGGGCGTGTACCGGGTGGGCGGCGAGCCCCTGGCGGTCAACCGCCTCGCCGGGCCGGAGGCCGACCTGACTGCGCCCGGCGGGAGTGGACGGGCGGTCGCGGCAGCCCCCTCATTGGCCTTTCCCACCGGGCGCACCCTCTGGTTCCTGCTGCTCGGCCTGGCGCTCGCGCTGCTCCTCCTGGAGGGGATCCTCGCCGTGCGCGCCGAACCGGCCCTGCGGCGGGGGCGCTGGCGTGCCCTCCGTTCCCCCCAGCGGCGGATGCTCGCGCTCCACGCTCTCGCCGCCGTGCTGCTGGGGCTCGCCCTCCTCGACGTGCCGCTGCCGGGGCCGGGCCGCCCGCGCGCCTCCGCGCTCGTCCTGCCCCCGGACGGGGTAAATCCGTCCGGGTTGCCGAACACCGCGCGGGTCTGGGGCACCCCCGTCCCCCGGCTCACGCCTCCCACCGCCTCGTCGGCCACGGGGGACGTGGCGGCCGCCCTCGAACTCGCCGCCGCCCGCCTGCCCGCCGGGACTCAGCGAACCGTGCTCCTCGCGGGGGACCGCTGGCCCGCCTCGACCCGGCTGCCGGACGTGCTGGCCTCCCTGCGGGCCCAGGGGGTGACCGTCCACGGGTTGCCCGGTGGCGAGGCGCCCACTCTCGAACTGCGCGCCCTGAGCCTGCCGGGACGGGTGCCCGCCGGGCAGGCCTTCGCCCTGGGGGTCTCCGTCCGCGCCGCCCGGCCGCTCACCCTGGGCGTCCTCCTGCGGCGCGGCGACGTGCCCCTCCTTCAGGAGACCCTCCGGGTACCCGCCGGGGATACGCGCCTCGCCCTGCCGCTTCGGGAGGACGCCCCCGGGCTCGCCGGGTACACGCTGACCCTGAGCGCGCGGGAGGCGGAGGTCGAGGGCCGGGCCGCCACGCGGGTCACCGCGCCGCCCCGGGTGGCCGTGGTCGGGGGGGACGCCGGGGCGCGTGACCTGCTCGCCCGGGCCCTCGCGGTGCAGGGGCTGGAGGCCACCTCCCTCGCCCCCGCCGCTCTGCGGGCCACCGACCTGAAGGGGTACCGGAGCGTCGCCCTCCTCGACGTGCCTGCCCGCGCGCTGGGCCCGGAGGTCAGGGCGGCGCTGCCGGGCTGGGTGGGGCGCGGCGGCCACCTCGTGATCGGGGGCGGGCCGCGCGCCTTCGGGCCGGGGGGCTACCCGGGCACCCCGCTCGAAGACCTCTCCCCGCTGTCGAGCCGGGTGCCGCGCGACGCGCCTCGCCTCGCCCTGGGGCTGCTCCTCGACAAGTCGGGCTCCATGAACGAGCCCGTGGCCGGGGAGATCACCAAGCTCGACCTCATCAAGGCGGCGGGGCTCGCGGCGGCGGGGCAGCTTCACCCCGGGAGCGACCTCGCCGTGATCGCCTTCGACACCTCCCCCAAGGTCGCCGTGCCCCTGGGGCGGGTGGGCGACCCGGCGCGGGTCCGGGCCCAGATCGCCCGCATCGAGGCCGAGGGCGGCACGGTCGTCTGGCGGGCGCTGGAGGCCGGGCTCAAGCAGCTGGGCGCCTCGAACGCGTCGAGCAAGCACCTGATCCTGCTCACGGACGGCATCGACGGCGGCATCTTCAACCCTGAGGACTACGAGCGGCTGGTGCGCCGCATCCGGGCGACGGGGATCACGGTGAGCACCGTGTCGGTGGGAAGCGGGATGCACGTCCCCCTCATGCGCGACATCGCCCGCTGGGGGGAGGGCAGTTTCCACCTCACCCCCGACTGGCGCGATGTGCCCAGCCTGCTCGCCCAGGACACACTGGGCCAGGGCGAGCCCGCCGTCACGACGAGCCCGACCCGGGTGCGCTGGCTCGGCGAGGGGGGGGCGGGGCCGGGCGTGGTCGGCGGCTACACCCACACCAGCCTGCGGCCCGGCGCCACCCTGCTCGCGCGCGGCCTGGGGGGCGATCCCCTCGCCGCCTCGTGGCGGGTCGGGCTGGGGCGGGTGACGGCGCTCGGCACCGGGCTCGCGGGGGGCTGGGTCAACGCCTGGACCGCGCGGCCCGCCTACCCGGCGCAGGTCGCCGCCCTCGTGCGGGCCGAGGGAGGGGGCGGGGAGGGAGCCGGGGCGCTCGAACCCGACGGCCACGACCTGATCGTGCGCGCCTCCACCCCCACCGTCACCCTGGAGGGTCCGGGCGGCCCGCGCACGCTGGCGCTGCGCCCCGACGGCGCGGGAGGCTTCGTGACCCGGCTGGAGGCTCCGGCCCCCGGCGGCTACAGCCTCCCGGACGCCGCGCTCGGCCTGCCTGCTCCAGTGAGCGACCCGGCCCTGCTCCGCCGAGTCGTCGGGGAGACGGGGGGCCGCCTGCTGGAGACCCCGGAGCTGCCCCTCACGCGGGGCGGAGGCTGGGCGTGGCGCCCGGCGTGGCCCGCCTTCGCCCTGCTCGCGCTCCTCGCCTTCCTGCTGGGGCTGACGTTCCGCTACCTGCCGGAGGGCGGGCGGCGGCCGTGGTGGCGACTTCGGCGCTGA
- a CDS encoding cupin domain-containing protein, whose amino-acid sequence MTSHNEQPTEQVGTRLLFENDRVRVWDLALAPGEALEAHVHRLDFCFVVVRGGDLRHVHPEDPGQDQDVRYEDDQVVFLEAGEGLLHHRLVNVGGAPYRNLVIELKDGPARSSPPGHP is encoded by the coding sequence ATGACATCACACAATGAGCAGCCCACTGAGCAGGTCGGCACCCGTCTGCTGTTCGAAAACGACCGGGTCCGCGTGTGGGACCTCGCGCTCGCGCCGGGGGAGGCGCTGGAGGCGCACGTCCACCGCCTCGACTTCTGCTTCGTGGTGGTGCGGGGCGGCGACTTGCGCCACGTCCACCCGGAGGACCCGGGCCAGGACCAGGACGTGCGCTATGAGGACGATCAGGTGGTCTTCCTGGAGGCCGGGGAGGGCCTCTTGCACCACCGGCTCGTGAATGTGGGCGGCGCGCCCTACCGCAACCTCGTGATCGAACTCAAGGACGGCCCGGCGCGGTCCTCGCCCCCCGGGCATCCATGA
- a CDS encoding alpha,alpha-trehalose-phosphate synthase (UDP-forming): protein MGLIVVSNREPYAPRRNEDGTLTWVPSIGGLTAALDPALQQAGGTWIAWGEERADIRAVDLPQEEPRYRLERLRLSEAEVRDFYHGFSNRALWPMSHYFIERAKYQGSGWRAYVNVNRRFAEAAVRSYREGDLIWVHDYQLALVPRLIREALPEARIGFFWHIPWPSSEVFRTLPWDREVLDGILGADLIGMHTPEYVGHFLSACRRALNAETGEGEVRWKDRVSRVVDRPIGIEVETFEQLAASPEVEEAADRLRRTLQTQILLGVDRLDYTKGIPERLEAFDTFLDRHPEARGRVTLVQIAVPSRERVESYRQLRTQVEGLVGRINGKHTEGGWAPIQYIYRGVGREELVAHYRAADVMLVTPLRDGLNLVAKEFTACSADGVLVLSRFAGAADELPEAVQVNPYSPERVADHLLGALNMPLEEKKARLERLRARLHESDLHAWANGFVRELAGE, encoded by the coding sequence ATGGGCTTGATCGTCGTCTCCAACCGTGAACCCTATGCCCCCCGCCGGAACGAGGACGGCACCCTCACCTGGGTCCCCTCCATCGGCGGGCTGACCGCCGCCCTCGACCCCGCCCTGCAACAGGCGGGGGGCACCTGGATCGCCTGGGGGGAGGAACGCGCGGACATCCGGGCGGTGGACCTGCCCCAGGAAGAGCCGCGTTACCGGCTGGAGCGCCTCCGGCTCAGCGAGGCCGAGGTCCGCGACTTCTACCACGGCTTTTCCAACCGCGCCCTGTGGCCGATGAGCCACTACTTCATCGAGCGGGCGAAGTACCAGGGCTCGGGCTGGCGCGCGTACGTGAACGTCAACCGCCGCTTCGCCGAGGCCGCCGTCCGCAGCTACCGCGAGGGCGACCTAATCTGGGTCCACGACTACCAGCTCGCCCTCGTGCCCCGCCTGATCCGCGAGGCGCTCCCGGAGGCCCGCATCGGCTTCTTCTGGCACATCCCCTGGCCGTCCTCCGAGGTCTTTCGCACCCTCCCCTGGGACCGCGAGGTCCTCGACGGCATCCTGGGCGCCGACCTGATCGGGATGCACACCCCCGAGTACGTCGGTCACTTCCTCTCTGCCTGCCGCCGCGCCCTGAACGCCGAGACGGGCGAGGGCGAGGTGAGGTGGAAGGACCGGGTGTCGCGCGTGGTGGACCGGCCCATCGGCATCGAGGTGGAAACCTTCGAGCAACTGGCCGCCAGCCCCGAGGTCGAGGAGGCCGCCGACCGGCTGCGGCGCACCCTGCAAACGCAAATCCTGCTCGGGGTGGACCGCCTCGACTACACCAAGGGGATTCCCGAACGGCTGGAGGCTTTCGACACCTTCCTCGACCGCCACCCGGAGGCGCGGGGCCGGGTCACCCTGGTGCAGATCGCCGTGCCCAGCCGCGAGCGGGTCGAGTCCTACCGGCAGCTTCGCACCCAGGTGGAGGGGCTGGTGGGCCGCATCAACGGCAAGCACACCGAGGGCGGCTGGGCGCCCATCCAGTACATCTACCGGGGAGTCGGCCGCGAGGAACTCGTCGCCCACTACCGCGCCGCCGACGTGATGCTCGTCACGCCGCTGCGCGACGGGCTCAACCTCGTCGCCAAGGAGTTCACCGCCTGTTCCGCCGACGGCGTCCTCGTCCTCTCGCGCTTCGCGGGGGCCGCCGACGAATTGCCGGAGGCCGTGCAGGTCAACCCCTACAGCCCCGAGCGGGTGGCCGACCACCTCCTCGGCGCCCTGAACATGCCGCTGGAGGAGAAAAAGGCCCGCCTGGAGCGGCTGCGGGCCCGCCTCCACGAGAGTGACCTCCACGCCTGGGCGAACGGCTTCGTGCGCGAGCTGGCGGGCGAATGA
- the otsB gene encoding trehalose-phosphatase: protein MTLPQELLRLGERPLLVLCDYDGTLAPIVARPEEAWPEPGAREALERLLAHPRHCAAVLTGRRATEVHAFLNLPDFSVIGLHGMEWPGEAAAPPDTDAVRRITAQLPDVPGLRLEDKGWTLAVHYREVPELLQAGVEARLAEIALPVGWELMAGKKVREFRPGGFGKGRAVQRLARRFPNHLPVFLGDDVTDEEAFEALRGEDGLTIKVGDGPTLAEHQVEGPGQVVALLERWADLTPLQ, encoded by the coding sequence ATGACCCTGCCCCAGGAACTCCTGCGGCTGGGCGAGCGCCCCCTTCTCGTCCTGTGCGATTACGACGGCACCCTCGCCCCCATCGTCGCCCGCCCCGAGGAAGCGTGGCCCGAGCCCGGAGCCCGCGAGGCGCTGGAACGGCTTCTCGCCCACCCGCGCCACTGCGCCGCCGTGCTCACCGGACGCCGGGCCACCGAGGTCCACGCGTTCCTGAACCTTCCCGACTTCTCCGTCATCGGCCTGCACGGCATGGAGTGGCCCGGCGAGGCGGCGGCGCCCCCCGACACCGACGCCGTGCGCCGGATCACCGCCCAACTCCCCGATGTTCCCGGCCTGCGCCTGGAGGACAAGGGCTGGACGCTCGCCGTCCACTACCGCGAGGTGCCCGAGCTCCTTCAGGCGGGGGTGGAAGCCCGACTCGCGGAGATCGCCCTCCCCGTGGGTTGGGAACTGATGGCAGGCAAGAAGGTGAGGGAATTCCGCCCGGGCGGCTTCGGCAAGGGCCGGGCTGTCCAACGTCTCGCGCGGCGTTTCCCGAATCACCTCCCCGTCTTCCTGGGGGACGACGTCACCGACGAGGAAGCCTTCGAGGCGCTGCGCGGGGAGGACGGTCTCACCATCAAGGTGGGCGACGGGCCGACACTGGCCGAGCACCAGGTCGAGGGGCCAGGTCAGGTAGTCGCGCTCCTCGAACGGTGGGCAGACCTCACCCCGTTGCAGTAA
- the rpoD gene encoding RNA polymerase sigma factor RpoD, whose translation MTPSDTAKPTARRAKAPKGGKTAVIEREPEVETSALDVARPENLDDLDLLMQPAEEDELEEALDDESELKTQDGLQDEGGASAFQDPEEIVLDGGANPYQGDALRQYLHEIGRVPLLSFTEEIDLARRYEEGEKARQELESEPDLDDRARRRLGRQAEDGAAAKQALIEANLRLVVSIAKKYTNRGLGLLDLIQEGNTGLVRAVEKFEYRRGYKFSTYATWWIRQSVTRAIADQARTIRVPVHMVETINKLSRMARQLEMELSREPSNEELAEAMGPGWDAAKVEDTQKVRQEPVSLETPIGDEGDSFYGDFIADDRFTSPVENANQVLLSEALEQAFDMLGEREALVLKLRNGFIDGREHTLEEVGQYLNVTRERVRQIENKALRKLKYQEGHNRKLHAFLE comes from the coding sequence ATGACCCCTAGTGACACCGCCAAGCCCACCGCCCGGCGGGCCAAAGCCCCCAAGGGCGGCAAGACGGCGGTGATCGAGCGCGAGCCCGAGGTGGAGACCTCCGCCCTCGACGTGGCGCGCCCCGAGAATCTCGACGACCTCGACCTGCTGATGCAGCCCGCTGAGGAAGACGAGTTGGAAGAAGCCCTCGACGACGAGTCCGAGCTGAAGACCCAGGACGGCCTTCAGGACGAGGGCGGAGCGAGTGCCTTCCAGGACCCGGAGGAGATCGTCCTCGACGGTGGAGCCAATCCATACCAGGGCGACGCGCTGCGGCAGTACCTCCACGAGATCGGGCGGGTGCCGCTGCTGAGCTTCACCGAGGAGATCGACCTTGCCCGCCGCTACGAGGAGGGCGAGAAGGCCCGCCAGGAGCTGGAGAGCGAGCCCGACCTCGACGACCGGGCCCGCCGCCGCCTGGGGCGTCAGGCCGAGGACGGCGCCGCCGCCAAGCAGGCGCTCATCGAGGCCAACCTGCGACTCGTCGTGTCCATCGCCAAGAAGTACACCAACCGTGGCCTGGGGCTGCTCGACCTGATCCAGGAGGGCAACACCGGCCTGGTGCGCGCGGTCGAGAAGTTCGAGTACCGCCGGGGCTACAAGTTCTCGACCTACGCGACGTGGTGGATTCGCCAGTCCGTCACCCGCGCCATCGCCGACCAGGCCCGCACCATCCGCGTGCCGGTGCATATGGTCGAGACGATCAACAAGCTCTCGCGCATGGCCCGGCAACTGGAGATGGAACTCTCGCGCGAGCCCAGCAACGAGGAACTCGCCGAGGCGATGGGCCCCGGGTGGGACGCCGCCAAGGTCGAGGACACCCAGAAGGTGCGCCAGGAGCCCGTCTCGCTGGAGACCCCCATCGGCGACGAGGGCGACTCCTTCTACGGCGACTTCATCGCGGACGACCGCTTCACCTCGCCCGTCGAGAACGCTAATCAGGTGCTCCTCAGCGAGGCGCTGGAACAGGCCTTCGACATGCTGGGTGAGCGGGAAGCCCTGGTGCTGAAGCTGCGCAACGGCTTCATCGACGGGCGCGAGCACACCCTCGAAGAGGTCGGCCAGTACCTCAACGTGACCCGCGAGCGCGTCCGGCAGATCGAGAACAAGGCCCTGCGCAAGCTCAAGTACCAGGAAGGCCACAACCGCAAGCTACACGCCTTCCTGGAGTAA